One Denticeps clupeoides chromosome 3, fDenClu1.1, whole genome shotgun sequence DNA window includes the following coding sequences:
- the ska1 gene encoding SKA complex subunit 1: MSHCELEKLTTHVNSKLSANRTVLELRSIAKDSDKRKILQKIGQDIREIDELLDQFQKNVATQRDMLKHLKDLDDFFQEAVQDGKHMKVNVPSHMPRRGQPVAQSSVVPGQAESQAPVQEQEAPKKPQARKHIKELTYVTVQEFEGVPPYMKGRVTYDQLNGAVESINKAVTGKYKILHQPTKSLNNASRRLHQRFKDQETKDTRGQFFIVEADIQEFSKTKVDKRFVGMLNMLRHCQRLKELRGGGLTRYLLL, translated from the exons ATGAGTCACTGTGAGCTGGAGAAGTTAACTACACACGTCAACAGCAAACTCTCCGCCAACAGAACCGTTCTGGAGCTACGGAGCATTG CTAAAGACTCGGATAAAAGGAAAATCCTTCAGAAAATAGGGCAAGATATCAGAGAGATCGACGAGCTTCTGGATCAGTTTCAGAAGAATGTTGCGACGCAGAGAGACATGCTGAAGCACCTAAAG GACCTCGATGACTTTTTCCAGGAGGCCGTGCAGGATGGAAAACACATGAAGGTCAACGTGCCGTCACATATGCCCAGGAGAGGGCAACCTGTAGCCCA GAGCTCTGTGGTCCCAGGCCAGGCAGAGAGCCAGGCACCTGTGCAGGAACAGGAAGCTCCCAAGAAGCCTCAGGCCCGCAAACACATCAAAGAACTGACCTACGTCACTGTGCAGGAGTTTGAGGGCGTCCCACC CTACATGAAAGGCCGCGTGACGTACGACCAGCTGAACGGCGCCGTGGAGAGCATCAACAAGGCAGTGACTGGCAAGTACAAGATCCTGCATCAGCCGACCAAGTCTCTGAACAACGCCTCACGCAGACTTCACCAGCGCTTCAAAGACCAGGAGACCAAAGACACTAGAG GTCAGTTTTTCATTGTGGAGGCCGACATCCAGGAGTTCTCCAAGACGAAGGTGGACAAGCGCTTTGTGGGAATGCTCAACATGCTGCGCCACTGCCAAAGGCTGAAGGAGCTGCGAGGAGGCGGCCTGACCCGCTACCTTCTGCTGTGA
- the smarcad1b gene encoding SWI/SNF-related matrix-associated actin-dependent regulator of chromatin subfamily A containing DEAD/H box 1b isoform X2: MDSGRKSGEEDRKVSPEGAEAPQTRKKRRDSETDDSEQEGPEPSWKEQEDMVRKLQRRFPQLDKEELRDVLQEHDWLFEDTLEALCMFSEEADVSVIHVQEPKVPKSPERAKPNPPSVPTTRTMPSVPPIAHKPIEPLRTQPQQNGTKAQGKVKRRRIVTHDSDSGGEDVTSDFEATSTCSDLEIASAEGGTLSKLKIQILTFFQEASLDELSLIAGCSLRKAQKIVELRPFKKWEDLDKALHQGNGLTVELLSGCKEVLREREVVQGLMGRCEGIAKKMSHDVSSLLEGGPGSMAQPRVLSTEFELKPYQLVGLKWLSLLHWNNLSGILADEMGLGKTIQAISFLASLYQEGNRGPHLIIVPSSTLDNWVRELKTWCPTLEVLVYHGSAEDRRYTRYEILNQMVDYNIIVTTYNLAIGNTGDRSLFRKLKLEYAVFDEGHMLKNMNSLRYRHLMAINAKHRLLLTGTPLQNNLLELMSLLNFIMPSMFSSSTSQIAKMFSMNSSEDQSSFEKERIAHAKLIMKPFILRRVKSEVLKQLPAKEERVDFCPMTDRQQELYDALFRKLKGSASGEKRELTNVMMHLRKMANHPLLHRMHYTMERLAAMSQLMTKETSHRDSDPTLVKEDMAVLSDFELHKLCLQYPVLGDFKLTSELLLDSGKLCLLTKLLKSLKEEGSRVVLFSQFTTMLDILEIFLKHFNHHYIRLDGSTPMADRIGLIDQFNTDKDIFVFLLSTKAGGLGINLTSANVVILHDIDCNPYNDKQAEDRCHRLGQTRTVQVIRLISKNTIEDDMLRIGQKKLKLEQDMTATTEGDDDVIPDDMASLLKASLGL, translated from the exons ATGG ATTCGGGACGTAAGAGTGGGGAGGAGGACCGCAAGGTGTCCCCGGAGGGAGCGGAGGCTCCTCAGACAAGGAAAAAAAGGAGGGACTCTGAG ACAGATGACTCTGAGCAGGAGGGGCCAGAGCCCAGCTGGAAGGAGCAGGAGGACATGGTGAGGAAACTGCAGAGAAGGTTTCCCCAGTTGGACAAGGAG GAACTTAGGGACGTGCTGCAGGAGCATGACTGGCTGTTTGAGGACACCCTTGAGGCTCTATGCATGTTTTCAGAGGAGG CTGATGTGTCTGTAATCCACGTCCAGGAACCCAAGGTGCCCAAATCCCCTGAACGCGCTAAACCCAACCCCCCCAGTGTCCCTACAACACGGACTATGCCGTCAGTGCCCCCTATTGCACACAAGCCTATAGAACCTTTGAGGACACAACCACAACAGAATGGGACCAAGGCTCAGGGCAAAGTGAAGAGGCGGCGGATAGTCACCCACGATTCGGACTCTGGTGGCGAGGACGTGACCAGCGACTTTGAGGCCACGTCCACTTGCTCTGACTTGGAGATTGCAAGTGCGGAGGGGGGCACTTTGTCCAAGCTGAAAATCCAGATCCTGACGTTCTTCCAGGAAGCGTCTTTAGATGAGCTGTCCCTCATTGCTGGCTGCTCATTGCGGAAGGCGCAGAAGATTGTGGAACTCCGGCCTTTCAAGAAGTGGGAGGATCTG GACAAGGCTCTGCACCAGGGCAACGGCCTGACCGTGGAGCTCTTGTCAGGCTGCAAGGAGGTGCTCCGGGAGAGGGAGGTGGTGCAAGGGCTCATGGGCCGCTGTGAGGGCATTGCCAAGAAGATGAGCCACGATGTGAGCAGCCTGCTGGAGGGTGGCCCGGGCTCCATGGCACAGCCCCGCGTCCTCAGTACAGA gttcgAGCTGAAGCCGTACCAGCTGGTGGGGTTGAAGTGGCTCTCTCTGTTGCATTGGAACAACCTCAGCGGTATCCTGGCGGATGAGATG GGTTTGGGTAAGACCATCCAGGCCATCTCCTTCCTAGCCAGCCTGTATCAGGAGGGTAATCGTGGGCCGCACCTTATCATCGTGCCCTCGTCTACTCTAG ACAATTGGGTACGCGAGCTGAAGACATGGTGCCCCACTCTAGAAGTGCTGGTTTACCACG GGTCGGCAGAAGACCGCAGGTACACCCGATACGAGATCCTCAACCAGATGGTGGACTATAACATTATTGTCACCAC GTATAATCTGGCCATTGGCAATACAGGTGACCGGAGTCTATTCAGAAAGTTAAAGCTGGAGTACGCTGTGTTTGATGAGGGCCACATGCTGAAGAACATGAACTCTCTTCGCTACCGCCACCTAATGGCCATCAAC GCCAAACATCGATTGTTACTCACTGGCACACCGCTGCAGAACAACTTGCTGGAGCTCATGTCCCTGCTCAACTTCATCATGCCCAGTATGttctccagcagcaccagccagATAGCCAAAATGTTCTCCATG AACTCCTCAGAAGACCAAAGCAGCTTTGAGAAGGAGAGAATTGCTCACGCCAAACTCATCATGAAGCCCTTCATCCTCAGACGTGTCAAGAGTGAG gtcctgaagcagctgcCAGCCAAAGAAGAGCGCGTGGACTTCTGTCCTATGACTGACAGGCAGCAGGAGCTCTATGACGCCCTCTTCAGGAAACTTAAAGGATCCGCCAGTGGCGAGA AGCGGGAGTTGACAAATGTGATGATGCACTTGAGGAAGATGGCAAACCACCCACTGCTGCACAGGATGCACTACACAATGGAGCGCTTAGCTGCTATGAGCCAGCTCATGACGAAG GAGACGAGCCACCGTGATTCAGATCCCACCCTTGTTAAGGAAGACATGGCGGTTCTTTCGGACTTTGAGCTGCACAAGCTGTGTCTGCAGTATCCGGTCCTCGGGGACTTTAAACTCACGTCTGAACTGCTGTTGGACTCTGGGAAACTGTGTCTGCTCACAAAGCTGCTGAAGTCCCTCAAAGAGGAG GGAAGTCGAGTTGTGCTGTTCAGTCAGTTCACTACCATGCTGGACATCTTGGAAATTTTTCTGAAGCATTTCAATCACCATTACATTCGCTTGGATGGATCCACGCCCATGGCTGACAG AATTGGGCTAATTGATCAGTTCAACACAGACAAGGACATCTTTGTGTTCCTTCTATCCACCAAAGCGGGGGGGCTGGGGATTAACCTGACCTCAGCCAATGTGGTAATCCTTCATGATATCGACTGCAACCCGTACAACGATAAGCAGGCAGAGGACCGATGTCACCGTTTGGGACagaccag AACTGTGCAAGTGATCCGATTGATTAGTAAGAACACTATAGAGGATGACATGCTCCGCATTGGGCAGAAGAAACTCAAACTGGAGCAGGACATGACTGCCACTACAGAAG gtgatgatgatgtcataCCTGATGACATGGCGTCACTGCTAAAAGCCTCTCTTGGACTTTAA
- the smarcad1b gene encoding SWI/SNF-related matrix-associated actin-dependent regulator of chromatin subfamily A containing DEAD/H box 1b isoform X1 yields MRRRTRDVEILGDLSESEVPETPESKRPGGHRALKVKTSNWLVLDSDSDTELSGSSMLKTNQEETRKESARDEDVILLSDEENSGDEVKEKLDARRVPRVMDSGRKSGEEDRKVSPEGAEAPQTRKKRRDSETDDSEQEGPEPSWKEQEDMVRKLQRRFPQLDKEELRDVLQEHDWLFEDTLEALCMFSEEADVSVIHVQEPKVPKSPERAKPNPPSVPTTRTMPSVPPIAHKPIEPLRTQPQQNGTKAQGKVKRRRIVTHDSDSGGEDVTSDFEATSTCSDLEIASAEGGTLSKLKIQILTFFQEASLDELSLIAGCSLRKAQKIVELRPFKKWEDLDKALHQGNGLTVELLSGCKEVLREREVVQGLMGRCEGIAKKMSHDVSSLLEGGPGSMAQPRVLSTEFELKPYQLVGLKWLSLLHWNNLSGILADEMGLGKTIQAISFLASLYQEGNRGPHLIIVPSSTLDNWVRELKTWCPTLEVLVYHGSAEDRRYTRYEILNQMVDYNIIVTTYNLAIGNTGDRSLFRKLKLEYAVFDEGHMLKNMNSLRYRHLMAINAKHRLLLTGTPLQNNLLELMSLLNFIMPSMFSSSTSQIAKMFSMNSSEDQSSFEKERIAHAKLIMKPFILRRVKSEVLKQLPAKEERVDFCPMTDRQQELYDALFRKLKGSASGEKRELTNVMMHLRKMANHPLLHRMHYTMERLAAMSQLMTKETSHRDSDPTLVKEDMAVLSDFELHKLCLQYPVLGDFKLTSELLLDSGKLCLLTKLLKSLKEEGSRVVLFSQFTTMLDILEIFLKHFNHHYIRLDGSTPMADRIGLIDQFNTDKDIFVFLLSTKAGGLGINLTSANVVILHDIDCNPYNDKQAEDRCHRLGQTRTVQVIRLISKNTIEDDMLRIGQKKLKLEQDMTATTEGDDDVIPDDMASLLKASLGL; encoded by the exons atgaggagaaggACCCGGGACGTGGAAATACTCGGGGATTTGTCGG AGAGTGAAGTTCCTGAAACTCCTGAGTCAAAGCGTCCTGGAGGGCATCGTGCGCTAAAGGTGAAAACCTCCAACTGGTTAGTGCTGGACTCGGATTCCGACACCGAGCTGTCGGGCAGTTCCATGCTGAAGACCAA CCAGGAAGAGACCAGGAAAGAGTCTGCGAGGGATGAAGATGTGATTTTACTCTCCGATGAAGAAAACAGTGGGGATGAAGTGAAG GAGAAGCTAGATGCCAGAAGAGTGCCTAGAGTCATGG ATTCGGGACGTAAGAGTGGGGAGGAGGACCGCAAGGTGTCCCCGGAGGGAGCGGAGGCTCCTCAGACAAGGAAAAAAAGGAGGGACTCTGAG ACAGATGACTCTGAGCAGGAGGGGCCAGAGCCCAGCTGGAAGGAGCAGGAGGACATGGTGAGGAAACTGCAGAGAAGGTTTCCCCAGTTGGACAAGGAG GAACTTAGGGACGTGCTGCAGGAGCATGACTGGCTGTTTGAGGACACCCTTGAGGCTCTATGCATGTTTTCAGAGGAGG CTGATGTGTCTGTAATCCACGTCCAGGAACCCAAGGTGCCCAAATCCCCTGAACGCGCTAAACCCAACCCCCCCAGTGTCCCTACAACACGGACTATGCCGTCAGTGCCCCCTATTGCACACAAGCCTATAGAACCTTTGAGGACACAACCACAACAGAATGGGACCAAGGCTCAGGGCAAAGTGAAGAGGCGGCGGATAGTCACCCACGATTCGGACTCTGGTGGCGAGGACGTGACCAGCGACTTTGAGGCCACGTCCACTTGCTCTGACTTGGAGATTGCAAGTGCGGAGGGGGGCACTTTGTCCAAGCTGAAAATCCAGATCCTGACGTTCTTCCAGGAAGCGTCTTTAGATGAGCTGTCCCTCATTGCTGGCTGCTCATTGCGGAAGGCGCAGAAGATTGTGGAACTCCGGCCTTTCAAGAAGTGGGAGGATCTG GACAAGGCTCTGCACCAGGGCAACGGCCTGACCGTGGAGCTCTTGTCAGGCTGCAAGGAGGTGCTCCGGGAGAGGGAGGTGGTGCAAGGGCTCATGGGCCGCTGTGAGGGCATTGCCAAGAAGATGAGCCACGATGTGAGCAGCCTGCTGGAGGGTGGCCCGGGCTCCATGGCACAGCCCCGCGTCCTCAGTACAGA gttcgAGCTGAAGCCGTACCAGCTGGTGGGGTTGAAGTGGCTCTCTCTGTTGCATTGGAACAACCTCAGCGGTATCCTGGCGGATGAGATG GGTTTGGGTAAGACCATCCAGGCCATCTCCTTCCTAGCCAGCCTGTATCAGGAGGGTAATCGTGGGCCGCACCTTATCATCGTGCCCTCGTCTACTCTAG ACAATTGGGTACGCGAGCTGAAGACATGGTGCCCCACTCTAGAAGTGCTGGTTTACCACG GGTCGGCAGAAGACCGCAGGTACACCCGATACGAGATCCTCAACCAGATGGTGGACTATAACATTATTGTCACCAC GTATAATCTGGCCATTGGCAATACAGGTGACCGGAGTCTATTCAGAAAGTTAAAGCTGGAGTACGCTGTGTTTGATGAGGGCCACATGCTGAAGAACATGAACTCTCTTCGCTACCGCCACCTAATGGCCATCAAC GCCAAACATCGATTGTTACTCACTGGCACACCGCTGCAGAACAACTTGCTGGAGCTCATGTCCCTGCTCAACTTCATCATGCCCAGTATGttctccagcagcaccagccagATAGCCAAAATGTTCTCCATG AACTCCTCAGAAGACCAAAGCAGCTTTGAGAAGGAGAGAATTGCTCACGCCAAACTCATCATGAAGCCCTTCATCCTCAGACGTGTCAAGAGTGAG gtcctgaagcagctgcCAGCCAAAGAAGAGCGCGTGGACTTCTGTCCTATGACTGACAGGCAGCAGGAGCTCTATGACGCCCTCTTCAGGAAACTTAAAGGATCCGCCAGTGGCGAGA AGCGGGAGTTGACAAATGTGATGATGCACTTGAGGAAGATGGCAAACCACCCACTGCTGCACAGGATGCACTACACAATGGAGCGCTTAGCTGCTATGAGCCAGCTCATGACGAAG GAGACGAGCCACCGTGATTCAGATCCCACCCTTGTTAAGGAAGACATGGCGGTTCTTTCGGACTTTGAGCTGCACAAGCTGTGTCTGCAGTATCCGGTCCTCGGGGACTTTAAACTCACGTCTGAACTGCTGTTGGACTCTGGGAAACTGTGTCTGCTCACAAAGCTGCTGAAGTCCCTCAAAGAGGAG GGAAGTCGAGTTGTGCTGTTCAGTCAGTTCACTACCATGCTGGACATCTTGGAAATTTTTCTGAAGCATTTCAATCACCATTACATTCGCTTGGATGGATCCACGCCCATGGCTGACAG AATTGGGCTAATTGATCAGTTCAACACAGACAAGGACATCTTTGTGTTCCTTCTATCCACCAAAGCGGGGGGGCTGGGGATTAACCTGACCTCAGCCAATGTGGTAATCCTTCATGATATCGACTGCAACCCGTACAACGATAAGCAGGCAGAGGACCGATGTCACCGTTTGGGACagaccag AACTGTGCAAGTGATCCGATTGATTAGTAAGAACACTATAGAGGATGACATGCTCCGCATTGGGCAGAAGAAACTCAAACTGGAGCAGGACATGACTGCCACTACAGAAG gtgatgatgatgtcataCCTGATGACATGGCGTCACTGCTAAAAGCCTCTCTTGGACTTTAA